From the Stigmatella erecta genome, one window contains:
- a CDS encoding LpxI family protein produces the protein MERIGLIAGNGQLPFLFAREARARGMEVVAVAHRGETDPALEAEVASFTWVRLGQVGRIVRTFQKASVARAAMAGGIGRVRALTEARPDLGAVRILSRLRSLRDDALLRAVADHFEANGVTIVAPTDYLAQVMCPPGHLAGPRLHPAQEKDVALGVEVASLLGKADVGQTVVVRGGNVLALEAVEGTDEAIRRGGKLGGKGAVVVKRCKPGQDLRFDLPAAGPRTLEVMAEVGATVLALEAGKTVLLETPALFSRAEAEGITVVGIP, from the coding sequence GTGGAGCGCATTGGCCTCATCGCGGGCAACGGCCAGTTGCCCTTCCTGTTCGCCCGCGAGGCGCGTGCCCGGGGCATGGAAGTCGTCGCCGTGGCCCACCGCGGCGAGACGGATCCGGCCCTGGAGGCGGAAGTCGCCTCCTTCACCTGGGTGCGGCTCGGCCAGGTGGGCCGCATTGTCCGCACCTTCCAGAAGGCCTCCGTGGCCCGGGCCGCCATGGCCGGTGGCATTGGCCGCGTGCGGGCGCTCACCGAGGCCCGGCCGGACCTGGGCGCGGTCCGCATCCTCTCGCGGCTGCGCAGCCTCCGGGACGATGCGCTGCTGCGCGCGGTGGCGGACCACTTCGAGGCGAACGGCGTCACCATCGTGGCCCCCACCGACTACCTCGCGCAGGTGATGTGCCCTCCGGGCCACCTCGCGGGCCCCCGGCTGCACCCGGCGCAGGAGAAGGATGTGGCGCTGGGGGTGGAGGTGGCCTCCCTGCTGGGGAAGGCGGATGTGGGACAGACGGTGGTGGTGAGGGGGGGAAACGTCCTGGCGCTGGAGGCCGTCGAGGGCACGGACGAGGCCATCCGCCGGGGTGGGAAGCTGGGGGGCAAGGGAGCGGTGGTCGTCAAACGCTGCAAGCCCGGGCAGGATCTGCGGTTCGATCTGCCGGCGGCGGGCCCGCGCACGCTGGAGGTCATGGCGGAGGTGGGGGCCACGGTGCTGGCGCTGGAGGCGGGGAAGACCGTGCTCCTGGAGACCCCGGCCCTGTTCTCCCGGGCCGAGGCGGAAGGCATCACGGTGGTGGGCATTCCCTGA
- a CDS encoding ABC transporter ATP-binding protein, which translates to MRTGTALLRLLQYGRPHVGVLGAALGCMVLLGLGTGAYAYLMGPALGFLLSGGTEGFSGPHAIPWLSTLPREAALWGFPVLVIAVGVFKGVGYLGQFYFMGLFAQRVVRDLRRELFLRLTALSPSQLSRERTGDLLSRFSADMTAVEWAAMYTVGSYLRDSLQVIVLAGVALSMSPVLGGLMLAVIPLAVLPASRLTKKALRGTREGQAQLGHLAGQLHEGLGGLRTIQAFNGQAAELERFSAHTKAHEEAVVSAAWARGGVPGLMEVLAAAALAGALAYTAATRAMEPEALLSLLTAVILVYQPVKDLGRVTQFAMQAGAAGERLFALLDLRHPVEDAPDAVAAPPLTQSLRFEDVHYAYGARRALDGLTLELPVGKVTALVGPSGGGKSTVAALLLRFERPQSGRLLLDGVDADRYLASTVRAQFALVTQEPLLFSGSVLDNLRFARPEATLEEVEAAARVAHADGFIRALPEGYHTRIGERGVTLSGGQRQRLCIARAVLSRAPVLVLDEATSSLDPESEREVQSALAAVLPGRTALVIAHRLSTVTGADLTHVVEAGRVVESGHHLDLLRAGGRYAALWNLQTVGSERGAA; encoded by the coding sequence ATGCGCACGGGCACCGCGCTGCTGCGCCTGCTCCAGTACGGAAGGCCCCACGTGGGCGTGCTCGGGGCGGCCCTGGGCTGCATGGTGTTGCTGGGGCTGGGCACGGGGGCCTACGCGTACCTGATGGGGCCCGCGCTGGGGTTCTTGCTCTCGGGCGGGACAGAAGGGTTCTCCGGGCCGCATGCCATCCCCTGGCTCTCGACGCTGCCCCGGGAGGCAGCGCTCTGGGGCTTCCCCGTGCTGGTCATCGCCGTGGGGGTGTTCAAGGGGGTGGGCTACCTGGGGCAGTTCTACTTCATGGGCCTGTTCGCGCAGCGGGTGGTGCGGGACTTGCGGCGCGAGCTGTTCCTGCGCCTCACGGCCCTGTCGCCCTCCCAGCTCTCGCGCGAGCGGACCGGAGACTTGCTCAGCCGCTTCTCCGCGGACATGACCGCGGTGGAGTGGGCGGCGATGTACACGGTGGGCTCCTACCTGCGCGACTCGCTCCAGGTCATCGTGCTTGCGGGCGTGGCGCTGTCGATGAGCCCCGTGCTGGGCGGGCTGATGCTGGCGGTCATCCCCCTGGCGGTGCTGCCGGCCTCGCGGCTCACGAAGAAGGCGCTCCGGGGCACGCGGGAGGGGCAGGCCCAGCTGGGGCACCTCGCGGGCCAGCTTCACGAGGGGCTCGGGGGGCTGCGGACCATCCAGGCCTTCAACGGACAGGCGGCGGAACTGGAGCGGTTCTCGGCGCACACGAAGGCCCACGAGGAGGCGGTGGTGAGCGCGGCCTGGGCGCGGGGTGGGGTGCCGGGCTTGATGGAGGTGCTGGCGGCGGCGGCGCTCGCCGGGGCGCTGGCCTACACGGCGGCCACGCGGGCCATGGAGCCCGAGGCGCTCCTGTCGCTGCTCACGGCGGTCATCCTGGTGTACCAGCCGGTGAAGGACCTGGGCCGGGTGACGCAGTTCGCGATGCAGGCGGGGGCGGCCGGTGAGCGGCTCTTCGCGCTGCTGGACCTGCGCCACCCCGTGGAGGACGCGCCCGATGCCGTGGCCGCGCCCCCGCTGACCCAGTCCTTGCGGTTCGAGGACGTCCACTACGCCTATGGCGCGCGCCGCGCGTTGGACGGGCTGACGCTGGAGCTGCCGGTGGGCAAGGTGACGGCGCTGGTGGGGCCCAGTGGGGGCGGCAAGAGCACGGTGGCGGCGCTGCTCCTGCGCTTCGAGCGGCCGCAGTCGGGACGCCTGCTGCTGGACGGGGTGGATGCGGACCGGTACCTGGCCTCCACGGTGCGCGCGCAGTTCGCGCTGGTGACGCAGGAGCCGCTGCTCTTCTCGGGAAGCGTGCTGGACAACCTGCGCTTTGCGCGGCCGGAGGCGACGCTCGAGGAAGTCGAGGCCGCGGCGCGGGTGGCCCACGCGGACGGCTTCATCCGGGCGCTGCCCGAGGGCTACCACACCCGCATCGGCGAGCGCGGGGTGACGCTGAGCGGAGGCCAGCGGCAGCGGCTGTGCATTGCCCGGGCAGTGCTGTCGCGGGCCCCGGTGCTGGTGCTGGACGAGGCCACGAGCAGCCTGGACCCGGAGAGTGAGCGCGAGGTGCAGTCCGCGCTGGCGGCGGTGCTGCCCGGAAGGACGGCGCTCGTGATTGCCCACCGGCTCTCGACGGTGACGGGCGCGGACCTCACCCACGTGGTGGAGGCGGGGCGCGTCGTCGAGAGCGGGCACCATCTGGACCTGCTGCGGGCGGGGGGCCGGTACGCGGCCCTGTGGAACCTTCAAACGGTAGGCTCGGAGCGGGGAGCGGCATGA
- the lpxB gene encoding lipid-A-disaccharide synthase: MTAPQILVVTGEASGDAHASELVAALQARRPDLRFFGMGGARLASHGVELLYSAQEVSVMGITEVLPKIPRILQILKGLAEAAEARRPACAILVDIPDFNLRLAAKLKALGIPVAYYISPMIWAWRRGRVKTIRKLVDRMLCILPFEEDFYRESGVNARYVGSPVVEQVPAPQSPSTFRERLGLRPEAPTLALLPGSRMSEVRRLLPDMVSAAQQLARERPGLQIVVPVAPTIPREEVVSRFEGSGLSPTLVEGRAPEVVGASDAAIVASGTAVLEAGLMQRPLVVVYRVSLITYWVGRMMLKVAHVALVNLLAGRRLVPELLQGDMKPERIAAEVRRVWVPGAPREEMIQGLEEVRGRLGGPGAAVRAAEAVLELLPPAAKV, encoded by the coding sequence ATGACCGCCCCCCAGATTCTCGTCGTGACGGGCGAGGCCTCCGGCGATGCCCACGCCTCCGAGCTCGTCGCCGCCCTCCAGGCCCGCCGCCCCGATCTCCGGTTTTTCGGCATGGGAGGCGCGCGGCTGGCCTCCCACGGCGTGGAACTCCTTTATAGCGCCCAGGAGGTGTCCGTCATGGGCATCACCGAGGTGCTGCCCAAGATTCCCCGCATCCTGCAGATCCTCAAGGGGCTGGCCGAGGCCGCCGAGGCGCGCCGCCCCGCCTGCGCCATCCTGGTGGACATCCCCGACTTCAACCTGCGCCTGGCCGCCAAGCTCAAGGCCCTGGGCATCCCCGTGGCCTACTACATCTCCCCGATGATCTGGGCCTGGCGCCGGGGGCGGGTGAAGACCATCCGCAAGCTCGTGGACCGGATGCTCTGCATCCTCCCCTTCGAGGAGGACTTCTACCGGGAGTCCGGGGTGAATGCCCGCTACGTGGGCAGCCCCGTCGTGGAGCAGGTGCCCGCCCCCCAGAGCCCCTCCACCTTCCGCGAGCGCCTGGGCCTGCGCCCCGAGGCCCCCACGCTCGCCCTGCTCCCCGGCAGCCGGATGAGCGAGGTGCGCCGGTTGCTGCCCGACATGGTGAGCGCCGCCCAGCAGCTCGCCCGCGAGCGCCCGGGCCTGCAGATCGTCGTCCCGGTGGCGCCCACCATCCCCCGCGAGGAGGTGGTGTCCCGCTTCGAGGGCAGTGGCCTGTCCCCCACCCTCGTGGAGGGCCGTGCCCCCGAGGTGGTGGGCGCCAGCGACGCGGCCATCGTCGCCTCCGGCACGGCGGTGCTGGAGGCCGGGTTGATGCAACGCCCCCTGGTGGTCGTCTACCGCGTGTCGCTCATCACCTACTGGGTGGGCCGGATGATGCTGAAGGTGGCCCACGTGGCCCTGGTGAACCTGCTGGCGGGCCGCCGGCTCGTGCCCGAGCTGCTCCAGGGCGACATGAAGCCCGAGCGCATCGCCGCCGAGGTCCGCCGGGTGTGGGTGCCAGGCGCACCCCGGGAGGAGATGATTCAGGGGCTGGAGGAGGTGCGCGGCCGGTTGGGCGGGCCGGGCGCCGCGGTGCGCGCGGCGGAGGCGGTGCTGGAGCTGCTGCCGCCCGCGGCCAAAGTTTGA
- a CDS encoding MarC family protein produces MGAYLTHFLVSLSAVFFVVDPIGVVPIFLAITAGDSAEKMRRTALRACLVACGLLLFFAMFGGIIFQVFGVSLAAFRIAGGILLLITALDMLRARPTETRTSRTEEQEGATKEDVALVPLAMPLLAGPGAIASAMVLMAKGDTLLMSVPVLAAIVLTFVASYFILRASHLVQRALRQSGVAILERVMGLILAAIAVQFMADGAKDLLGR; encoded by the coding sequence ATGGGCGCGTACCTGACCCACTTCCTGGTCTCGCTCTCCGCGGTCTTCTTCGTGGTGGACCCCATCGGCGTGGTGCCCATCTTCCTGGCCATCACCGCGGGGGACTCCGCCGAGAAGATGCGCCGCACCGCCCTGCGCGCCTGCCTGGTGGCCTGCGGGCTGCTGCTCTTCTTCGCCATGTTCGGCGGCATCATCTTCCAGGTGTTCGGCGTGTCGCTGGCGGCCTTCCGGATCGCCGGCGGCATCCTGCTGCTCATCACCGCGCTGGACATGCTCCGGGCCCGTCCCACCGAGACGCGCACCAGCCGCACCGAGGAACAGGAGGGCGCCACGAAGGAGGACGTCGCGCTCGTGCCGCTGGCCATGCCGCTGCTGGCGGGCCCGGGCGCCATCGCCTCCGCCATGGTGCTCATGGCCAAGGGGGACACGCTGCTCATGTCCGTGCCCGTGCTCGCGGCCATCGTGCTGACCTTCGTGGCCAGCTACTTCATCCTGCGCGCCTCCCACCTCGTCCAGCGCGCGCTGCGCCAGTCCGGCGTCGCCATCCTGGAGCGCGTGATGGGGCTCATCCTGGCGGCCATCGCCGTGCAGTTCATGGCCGATGGCGCGAAGGACCTGCTCGGGCGCTGA
- a CDS encoding DUF4388 domain-containing protein, producing MKTLLLAESHPPTLEHLTGLLSQAGYTVRAVSDPASAMEHFAAGNPDVVVLSVDLPRLEGGHVGQLIRAHRQGGRVPLAIIDKGHLGKARGLAAVADVKVDAYIPDPLKPGELAPRLEALVSAAKAVAPTTGIEVLFSRAAVVAGDLKGYPLPALLHVLFRQRRDGMLVVASRELSRRVFFARGGAVNFDSTSSQDGLPAFLLERKLITPAQAEPLVQALGSGLRIGAALADAGVEAAGEELLQILRDYTRDRVAQVVGMREGRFAFYAGDEFQREVATVEIPALAPALEGARRAFPLKVVAAPLRKHLGEYPTRSPDFSKDLPVLGLDTEDLKIAMQINGRLLLRDLLAYGRGDLRSGYSLVWFLQLTGALTFSPTPVVVEGEALSAFPEVLAKRKRKPLPAETAAALREGALKIITSSYFRSLGLDIAADGEGVERAYNETAMKFHPDAYAEFDLSDLEDVLDSVQERLSASYRVLSVEEKRKAYLQYLLPRLNAGRVSTIHVEAEILIRRGATALKRKDYRTALQVFEEAVDLNPREPEYHCYLAWATYLATTGPLKERAKAAQKVLKRAFSLEPQLERAHIISAIIDNDLEDDSAARKRLLRVLELNPQSQLAKAALRKVGR from the coding sequence TTGAAGACGCTCCTGCTGGCCGAGAGCCACCCTCCTACGCTCGAGCACCTCACCGGACTGCTCTCCCAAGCTGGGTACACCGTGCGGGCGGTGTCCGACCCGGCCTCGGCCATGGAGCACTTCGCGGCGGGCAATCCGGATGTCGTGGTGCTGTCGGTGGACCTGCCTCGCCTGGAGGGAGGGCATGTAGGCCAGCTCATCCGCGCCCACCGCCAGGGCGGCCGGGTCCCCCTGGCCATCATCGACAAGGGGCACCTGGGCAAGGCGCGCGGCCTGGCGGCGGTGGCGGACGTCAAGGTGGACGCCTACATCCCGGATCCGCTCAAGCCCGGGGAGCTGGCACCCCGGCTGGAAGCCCTGGTGAGCGCGGCCAAGGCGGTGGCGCCCACCACGGGCATCGAGGTGCTGTTCTCCCGCGCGGCGGTGGTGGCGGGGGACCTCAAGGGCTACCCGCTGCCCGCGCTGCTGCACGTGCTCTTCCGCCAGCGCCGGGATGGGATGCTGGTGGTGGCCTCGCGGGAGCTCTCCCGGCGGGTGTTCTTCGCCCGGGGCGGGGCGGTGAACTTCGACTCCACCTCCTCCCAGGACGGGCTGCCCGCCTTCCTGCTGGAGCGCAAGCTCATCACCCCGGCCCAGGCGGAGCCGCTCGTCCAGGCGCTGGGCTCGGGGCTGCGGATTGGCGCGGCCCTGGCGGACGCGGGCGTGGAGGCGGCGGGCGAGGAGCTGCTGCAAATCCTCCGGGACTACACCCGGGACCGGGTGGCGCAGGTGGTGGGAATGCGCGAGGGGCGCTTCGCCTTCTACGCGGGAGACGAGTTCCAGCGGGAGGTGGCCACGGTGGAGATTCCCGCCCTGGCGCCCGCGCTGGAAGGGGCCCGGAGGGCGTTTCCGCTCAAGGTGGTGGCAGCCCCCCTGCGCAAGCACCTGGGGGAGTACCCCACGCGCTCGCCGGATTTCAGCAAGGACCTGCCGGTGCTGGGGCTGGACACGGAAGACCTGAAGATCGCCATGCAGATCAACGGCCGGCTGCTGTTGAGGGACTTGCTGGCGTACGGGCGAGGGGACCTGCGCAGCGGGTACTCGCTGGTGTGGTTCCTTCAGCTCACCGGGGCGCTGACGTTCTCGCCCACGCCGGTGGTGGTGGAGGGCGAGGCGCTCTCGGCGTTCCCCGAGGTGCTCGCCAAGCGCAAGCGCAAGCCGCTCCCGGCGGAGACGGCGGCGGCGCTGCGCGAGGGCGCGCTGAAGATCATCACCAGCAGCTACTTCCGGAGCCTGGGGCTGGACATCGCCGCGGACGGCGAGGGGGTGGAGCGCGCCTACAACGAGACGGCGATGAAGTTCCACCCGGACGCTTACGCCGAGTTCGACTTGTCGGACCTGGAGGACGTGCTCGACTCGGTCCAGGAGCGGCTGTCGGCCTCCTATCGGGTGCTCTCGGTGGAGGAGAAGCGCAAGGCGTACCTCCAGTACCTGCTGCCGCGCCTGAACGCGGGGCGCGTGAGCACCATTCACGTGGAGGCGGAGATCCTCATCCGCCGGGGGGCCACGGCCCTCAAGCGCAAGGACTACCGCACGGCCCTGCAGGTGTTCGAGGAGGCGGTGGACCTCAACCCGCGCGAGCCCGAGTACCACTGCTATCTGGCGTGGGCCACGTACCTGGCCACCACGGGGCCGCTGAAGGAGCGGGCCAAGGCGGCTCAGAAGGTGCTCAAGCGGGCGTTCTCCCTGGAGCCCCAGCTGGAGCGGGCGCACATCATCTCGGCCATCATCGACAATGACCTGGAGGACGACTCGGCGGCGCGCAAGCGGCTGTTGAGGGTGCTGGAGCTCAACCCCCAGTCGCAGCTGGCCAAGGCCGCGCTGCGCAAGGTGGGCCGCTGA
- the lpxD gene encoding UDP-3-O-(3-hydroxymyristoyl)glucosamine N-acyltransferase gives MSHASTPRRLGELATHVGGELLGDAGLLIHGLNGLAEAGPGDVSFYGNTRYRRQFEATRASAVLVGRDVPAREGLSLIRVGNPHLAFARLLTLFEVRERPAAGVRPGAHVHPEARVHPEAVVMAGATVEKGASVGARTVLYAGAYVGEAASLGEDCTVYPNVTVRERCLVGSRVILHASCVVGADGFGFAFDAEGEEGPRHFKIPQTGIVRIEDDVEVGACTCIDRATIGETVVGRGTKLDNLVQLAHNVKIGPLTLICAQAGVSGSSEVGTGVVLAGQVGVVGHIRVGDLAKVGAQSGVAHDVEDGQVVSGTPAMPHREWLRASAAVGQLGDLLKEVRALRRRVEQLEKEKGG, from the coding sequence GTGAGCCACGCCTCCACACCCCGCCGGCTCGGCGAGCTTGCCACCCACGTGGGCGGTGAGCTGCTCGGGGATGCCGGCCTGTTGATCCACGGCCTCAACGGGCTCGCCGAGGCGGGCCCGGGGGACGTGTCCTTCTATGGCAATACCCGGTACCGCCGGCAGTTCGAGGCGACCCGGGCCTCGGCCGTGCTGGTGGGCCGGGACGTGCCCGCGCGCGAGGGCCTATCCCTCATCCGCGTGGGCAACCCCCACCTGGCCTTTGCCCGGCTGCTGACGCTCTTCGAGGTTCGCGAGCGCCCCGCGGCGGGGGTCCGCCCCGGTGCGCACGTGCACCCCGAGGCGCGCGTGCACCCCGAGGCCGTGGTGATGGCCGGGGCCACCGTGGAGAAGGGCGCCTCGGTGGGGGCCCGCACCGTGCTCTACGCGGGCGCCTACGTGGGCGAGGCGGCGAGCCTCGGCGAGGACTGCACCGTCTACCCCAACGTCACCGTGCGCGAGCGGTGCCTCGTGGGCTCGCGCGTCATCCTCCATGCCTCCTGCGTGGTGGGGGCCGACGGCTTCGGCTTCGCCTTCGATGCCGAGGGCGAGGAGGGGCCGCGGCACTTCAAGATTCCCCAGACCGGCATCGTCCGCATCGAGGACGACGTGGAGGTGGGGGCCTGCACGTGCATCGACAGGGCCACCATTGGCGAGACCGTGGTGGGCCGGGGCACGAAGCTCGATAACCTGGTGCAGCTGGCGCACAACGTGAAGATTGGTCCGCTGACGCTCATCTGCGCGCAGGCGGGCGTCTCGGGCTCCTCCGAGGTGGGCACCGGCGTGGTGCTGGCGGGGCAGGTGGGCGTGGTGGGCCACATCCGGGTGGGAGACCTGGCCAAGGTCGGGGCCCAGTCCGGCGTGGCGCACGATGTCGAGGACGGCCAGGTGGTGTCGGGAACCCCCGCCATGCCCCACCGCGAGTGGCTGCGGGCCTCGGCGGCGGTGGGCCAGCTCGGGGACTTGCTCAAGGAAGTACGAGCCCTGCGGCGCAGGGTGGAACAGCTCGAGAAGGAGAAGGGCGGATGA
- a CDS encoding OmpA family protein, with amino-acid sequence MNVRLLMLCLALASVPAAAGEAIQVSLEGRAVLGQGTPALKVHILEPIAGFDVNLKRSDGKTVSVSGGGKPGTVRAVPLEQPEGRFHYEGTLTLRFADGAEPGTMPLSFDAELLGPPTLSVSKDDLDLAARQLRFTLSRPAGRAKLTVLMDTGKKAFDGEVPFQGEAAGTPLTVTWPPAEGRVLRLSLQAYDTSDFYASVDLFPWQVDIPHEEVNFASGSADIAAGERGKLDQSHARIAEAVSRYGRFASLRLYVLGHTDTVGATAANRELSLQRARSIAAYFHKRGLRVPLFYEGFGEQALAVSTPDETAEVGNRRAEYILAVDAPVLTQSPFPPQWRKL; translated from the coding sequence ATGAACGTTCGTCTCCTCATGCTCTGCCTGGCGCTGGCCTCCGTGCCCGCGGCCGCGGGAGAGGCCATCCAGGTGTCGCTCGAGGGCCGGGCGGTGCTGGGGCAGGGCACGCCCGCGCTGAAGGTGCACATCCTGGAGCCCATCGCCGGGTTCGACGTGAACCTGAAGCGCTCCGATGGCAAGACGGTGTCCGTGTCCGGCGGCGGGAAGCCCGGCACGGTCCGCGCCGTGCCCCTGGAGCAGCCCGAGGGCCGGTTTCACTATGAAGGCACGCTGACGCTTCGCTTCGCGGACGGCGCCGAGCCCGGGACGATGCCGCTGTCGTTCGACGCGGAGCTGCTGGGGCCGCCCACGCTGAGCGTGTCGAAGGATGACCTGGACCTGGCCGCGCGCCAGCTGCGCTTCACGCTGTCCCGGCCCGCGGGCCGCGCGAAGCTGACGGTGCTGATGGACACCGGGAAGAAGGCGTTCGACGGCGAGGTGCCCTTCCAGGGCGAGGCGGCCGGGACGCCGCTGACCGTCACCTGGCCCCCGGCGGAGGGCCGGGTGCTGCGCCTCTCGCTCCAGGCCTATGACACCTCGGACTTCTACGCGAGCGTGGACCTCTTCCCCTGGCAGGTGGACATCCCGCACGAGGAAGTGAACTTCGCCTCGGGCAGCGCGGACATCGCGGCGGGGGAGCGGGGCAAGCTGGACCAGAGCCACGCCCGCATCGCCGAGGCCGTGTCCCGCTACGGGCGCTTCGCCTCGCTGCGCCTGTATGTGCTGGGGCACACCGACACGGTGGGGGCCACGGCCGCCAACCGCGAGCTGTCCCTGCAGCGGGCCCGGAGCATCGCCGCGTACTTCCACAAGCGCGGGCTGCGCGTGCCCCTGTTCTACGAAGGCTTTGGTGAGCAGGCCCTGGCCGTCTCCACCCCTGACGAGACGGCCGAGGTGGGCAACCGCCGCGCCGAGTACATCCTCGCGGTGGACGCGCCGGTGTTGACCCAGTCCCCTTTCCCGCCGCAGTGGCGGAAGCTGTGA
- the fabZ gene encoding 3-hydroxyacyl-ACP dehydratase FabZ, translating to MDIGEIQRLLPHRYPFLLVDRVVEFVEGQKLTAYKNVTINEPFFNGHFPGHPVMPGVLILEALAQATAILAYKSESMNPENKVAYLMGVDNAKFRKPVVPGDRLELGIEVLRHKGAVWKTKGTATVDGVKVAEGEFLATVVDKDTRTAAEPAS from the coding sequence ATGGACATTGGCGAGATTCAGCGGCTGCTGCCCCATCGCTACCCGTTCCTGCTGGTGGACCGGGTGGTGGAGTTCGTCGAGGGCCAGAAGCTCACGGCCTACAAGAACGTCACCATCAATGAGCCCTTCTTCAACGGCCACTTCCCGGGGCACCCGGTGATGCCGGGGGTGCTCATCCTGGAGGCGCTCGCGCAGGCCACGGCCATTCTGGCCTACAAGAGCGAGAGCATGAACCCGGAGAACAAGGTTGCCTACCTGATGGGGGTGGACAACGCGAAGTTCCGCAAGCCGGTGGTTCCCGGGGACCGGTTGGAGTTGGGCATCGAGGTGCTGCGCCACAAGGGGGCCGTCTGGAAGACGAAGGGGACGGCCACGGTGGACGGCGTGAAGGTAGCGGAAGGCGAGTTCCTGGCCACGGTGGTGGACAAGGACACGAGGACCGCCGCGGAGCCGGCGTCCTAG
- the lpxA gene encoding acyl-ACP--UDP-N-acetylglucosamine O-acyltransferase, which produces MAQVHPTAVVHPDAQLHETVEIGAFSVIGPKVKIGPETRVGPHAVIEGRTTLGARNRVFQFAALGAAPQDLKYGGEDTELVLGDENQIREFTTMHIGTAGGGGATRIGHRNLFMGSSHVAHDCVVGNGCILGQGSAIAGHVHVEDHVIFSGLTAVHQFTRVGKHAFVAGGSMVVMDVPPYCVAQGDRAELAGLNTVGLERHGFTSEQIGRVKEAYKVVFRSKLGVAEALERLQTELGGHPEVDHLIQFIRQSKRGLTR; this is translated from the coding sequence ATGGCTCAGGTTCACCCGACGGCGGTGGTTCACCCGGATGCGCAGCTCCACGAGACGGTGGAGATTGGCGCCTTCTCGGTCATTGGACCCAAGGTGAAAATTGGTCCGGAGACGCGCGTGGGCCCTCACGCTGTCATCGAGGGGCGCACGACGCTGGGAGCCCGTAACCGGGTGTTCCAGTTCGCCGCCCTGGGCGCGGCCCCGCAGGACCTGAAGTACGGGGGCGAGGACACCGAGCTCGTCCTGGGCGACGAGAACCAGATCCGCGAGTTCACCACGATGCACATCGGCACCGCCGGAGGAGGGGGCGCCACGCGCATCGGCCACCGCAACCTCTTCATGGGCAGCAGCCACGTGGCGCACGACTGCGTGGTGGGCAACGGCTGCATCCTGGGCCAGGGCTCCGCGATCGCCGGGCACGTGCACGTGGAGGACCACGTCATCTTCTCGGGGCTGACGGCGGTGCACCAGTTCACGCGCGTGGGCAAGCATGCCTTCGTGGCGGGCGGCTCCATGGTGGTGATGGACGTGCCCCCGTACTGCGTGGCTCAGGGCGACCGCGCGGAGCTGGCCGGGCTGAACACCGTGGGCCTGGAGCGGCACGGCTTCACCTCCGAGCAGATTGGCCGCGTGAAGGAGGCCTACAAGGTCGTCTTCCGCTCCAAGCTCGGCGTGGCCGAGGCGCTGGAGCGGCTCCAGACGGAGCTGGGCGGCCACCCCGAGGTGGACCACCTCATCCAGTTCATCCGCCAGAGCAAGCGCGGGCTGACGCGCTAG
- a CDS encoding polyprenol monophosphomannose synthase, whose amino-acid sequence MNRALVCIPTYNEAENIEPITRAVLLTEPRVDILIVDDNSPDGTGQIADRLAAQEPRIRVLHRAKKEGLGRAYLAAFRWALDAGYPYIIEMDADFSHDPRHLPTLLDAAEAGADLVLGSRYVTGGGTVNWGVGRQLISRGGSLYARSILGVGIQDLTGGFKCFHRRVLEAIELGQVQSTGYAFQIELTYRTLKKGFTVKEVPIIFEDRRVGHSKMSRKIFLEALTMVWRLRLGV is encoded by the coding sequence ATGAACCGAGCGCTGGTCTGCATCCCCACCTACAACGAGGCGGAGAACATCGAACCCATCACCCGGGCGGTGCTCCTCACCGAGCCGCGGGTGGACATCCTCATCGTCGATGACAACTCGCCGGATGGGACGGGGCAGATCGCCGACAGGCTGGCGGCCCAGGAGCCCCGCATCCGCGTGCTCCACCGGGCCAAGAAGGAGGGGCTGGGCCGCGCGTACCTCGCCGCCTTCCGCTGGGCGCTGGACGCGGGCTACCCCTACATCATCGAGATGGACGCGGACTTCAGCCATGATCCGCGGCACCTGCCCACGCTGCTGGACGCGGCCGAAGCGGGCGCGGACCTGGTGCTCGGCTCGCGCTACGTGACGGGCGGGGGCACGGTGAACTGGGGCGTCGGCCGGCAGCTCATCAGCCGCGGCGGCTCGCTCTACGCGCGCTCCATCCTCGGGGTGGGCATCCAGGATTTGACGGGCGGCTTCAAGTGCTTCCACCGCCGGGTGCTGGAGGCCATCGAGCTCGGCCAGGTGCAGAGCACCGGCTACGCCTTCCAGATTGAGCTCACCTACCGCACCCTCAAGAAGGGCTTCACCGTGAAGGAAGTGCCCATCATCTTCGAGGACCGGCGCGTGGGGCACTCGAAGATGAGCCGGAAGATCTTCCTCGAGGCGCTCACCATGGTCTGGCGGCTGCGCCTCGGCGTGTAA